A genomic window from Deinococcus aestuarii includes:
- a CDS encoding Rrf2 family transcriptional regulator, with amino-acid sequence MTTVGAPTGKLSTRTAMAVHLLTLVGANPDVAPSSEWLAGSLGVHPVVVRQVTSRLRAAGLVETRRGKAGLRLTRPTSDITLLDVYRAAEDGDALLGLHARPNPSCPVGSGIQAALEDVFEDVQAAFERSLAARTVADVTARVLSRAG; translated from the coding sequence ATGACGACGGTGGGCGCTCCCACGGGCAAACTCAGCACGCGCACGGCGATGGCCGTCCACCTCCTCACGCTGGTGGGGGCGAATCCCGACGTGGCGCCTTCGAGCGAGTGGCTGGCGGGCAGCCTGGGGGTTCACCCGGTCGTGGTGCGGCAGGTTACGTCCCGCCTGCGTGCTGCCGGGCTGGTCGAGACGCGCCGGGGCAAGGCGGGGCTGCGGCTGACCCGCCCCACCTCCGACATCACGCTGCTCGACGTGTACCGCGCCGCCGAGGACGGGGACGCCCTGCTCGGCCTGCACGCCCGCCCCAACCCGTCCTGCCCGGTCGGCTCGGGCATCCAGGCCGCCCTGGAGGACGTGTTCGAGGACGTCCAGGCCGCCTTCGAGCGGTCCCTCGCCGCCCGCACGGTCGCGGACGTGACGGCCCGGGTGCTCTCCCGCGCCGGGTGA
- a CDS encoding MDR family MFS transporter, producing MTAPTPPVLSPAQRRARQLATTGLVLGVFLAALEASVVAAAMPSVIADLGGQRMYALPFAVYLLTSTVSSPLWGRASDVVGRRRLYLAGVVIFLLGSALCGLAQNMEWLVAARALQGLGAGAVLPLTLTIIGETYSLAERGRVQAFISGVWGVSGLVGPLLGGWLTDTLSWRWTFYASLPFGVAALLIAWRHLRETATPRPARLDWTGAALFTLGSGLLVWGLEGRLWAMVGLGLLILVAAVGLERRHPDPLLPMRSLRERVPRVAFAGNALGGGAYFGVIAYLPLYAQGVGGGGATGAGAILTPMLVGWTLSAMLSARLLTRVPLARLSQLGFAVLTVMFAALTFAVHSPLWVTSALGFVVGVGMGFAMLSLLLSAQERATRGELGAVTSGVLFARQMGGALGVAVMALLIGPAAIKSGGVALAEGLGRAYLLALGLVAVGLVLSLTLPRTGVRKAGEGAPQPQPEVSSD from the coding sequence ATGACGGCTCCGACTCCCCCGGTCCTTTCTCCAGCCCAGCGGCGGGCGCGGCAGCTCGCCACGACCGGCCTCGTCCTCGGCGTCTTCCTCGCCGCGCTGGAGGCGAGCGTGGTCGCGGCGGCGATGCCCAGCGTGATCGCCGACCTCGGCGGGCAGCGGATGTACGCCCTGCCCTTCGCGGTCTACCTCCTGACGAGCACGGTGAGCAGCCCGCTGTGGGGCCGCGCGTCGGACGTGGTGGGGAGGCGGCGGCTGTACCTCGCGGGCGTGGTGATCTTCCTGCTCGGAAGCGCCCTGTGCGGCCTCGCGCAGAACATGGAGTGGCTGGTGGCGGCGCGGGCGCTTCAGGGACTCGGGGCGGGGGCGGTGCTGCCCCTCACCCTAACCATCATCGGGGAGACGTACTCGCTCGCCGAGCGCGGGCGGGTGCAGGCCTTCATCAGCGGCGTATGGGGCGTCTCGGGGCTCGTCGGGCCGCTGCTCGGCGGGTGGCTGACCGACACGCTCTCGTGGCGCTGGACCTTCTACGCCTCGCTGCCCTTCGGGGTCGCGGCCCTCCTGATCGCGTGGCGGCATCTGCGCGAGACGGCCACGCCGCGCCCCGCCCGGCTCGACTGGACGGGAGCGGCGCTCTTCACGCTGGGGAGCGGGCTGCTCGTCTGGGGCCTGGAGGGGCGGCTGTGGGCGATGGTCGGGCTGGGCCTGCTGATCCTGGTCGCCGCCGTGGGGCTGGAGCGGCGTCACCCCGATCCCCTCCTGCCGATGCGGTCGCTGCGGGAGCGGGTGCCGCGGGTGGCCTTCGCGGGCAACGCGCTCGGGGGTGGGGCCTACTTCGGCGTCATCGCCTACCTGCCGCTGTACGCGCAGGGGGTCGGTGGGGGCGGGGCGACCGGGGCGGGGGCGATCCTCACGCCCATGCTCGTCGGGTGGACCCTGAGCGCGATGCTCAGCGCGCGGCTGCTCACGCGCGTGCCCCTCGCCCGGCTCTCGCAACTGGGCTTCGCGGTATTGACGGTGATGTTCGCGGCGCTGACCTTCGCGGTCCACTCGCCGCTGTGGGTCACGTCCGCGCTGGGCTTCGTGGTCGGGGTGGGGATGGGCTTCGCGATGCTCAGCCTGCTCCTCTCCGCGCAGGAACGGGCCACCCGGGGCGAACTGGGCGCCGTGACGAGCGGGGTGCTCTTCGCCCGGCAGATGGGCGGCGCGCTGGGCGTGGCGGTGATGGCCCTGCTGATCGGCCCCGCCGCGATCAAGTCCGGGGGTGTGGCGCTCGCCGAGGGGCTGGGGCGGGCGTACCTCCTCGCGCTGGGGCTGGTCGCCGTCGGACTCGTGCTGAGCCTGACGCTGCCCAGGACCGGGGTCCGGAAGGCGGGCGAGGGCGCGCCTCAGCCGCAGCCGGAGGTGTCGTCGGACTGA
- a CDS encoding acyl-CoA dehydrogenase family protein, with protein sequence MTGTLSPTLPDVTDRAVRAIREHAPECEAAQDVTPGAASALRGSGYTRLSLPRERGGLGAGLEEYAAAQTRLGEANAALALVLAMHTHVVGSAFQGGTLPEPMLAALARASLEGQLVNALASEPELGSPSRGGLPRTAVTPDGPGGWLLTGRKTWATGARALGLAVVSAATPEGTVARVLVPMDAPGVRIEATWEGSLALRGTGSHDVVFDGVPVSGEHLAPPGPAHPASSAWFWTAIAATYLGVGFAALHALTDYARQRVPTALGAPIATLPRVQENVGRIATDLSAARALLLEAARAWDRQPGADAVPGLAAAKAHATNAAVSATDLAVRVAGGAALTPALTLERLLRDARAGLTHPPADEVSYASLGAARLGVEARR encoded by the coding sequence GTGACCGGGACCCTCTCTCCCACCCTGCCGGACGTGACCGACCGGGCCGTGCGGGCCATCCGCGAGCACGCCCCGGAGTGCGAGGCCGCGCAGGACGTGACCCCGGGGGCGGCCTCGGCCCTGCGGGGAAGCGGGTATACCCGGCTGTCCTTGCCCCGGGAACGCGGCGGGCTGGGCGCGGGCCTGGAGGAATACGCGGCGGCGCAGACGCGGCTCGGGGAGGCGAACGCGGCGCTCGCGCTCGTGCTGGCGATGCACACGCACGTGGTGGGCTCGGCCTTTCAGGGGGGCACGTTGCCCGAGCCCATGCTGGCGGCCCTCGCGCGGGCGAGCCTGGAGGGCCAGCTCGTGAACGCCCTGGCGAGCGAGCCCGAACTCGGCAGCCCCTCGCGCGGGGGCCTGCCGCGCACCGCCGTCACCCCCGACGGCCCGGGCGGCTGGCTCCTCACGGGCCGCAAGACCTGGGCGACGGGGGCCCGGGCGCTGGGCCTCGCGGTCGTGAGCGCCGCCACGCCGGAGGGGACGGTCGCCCGGGTCCTCGTGCCGATGGACGCGCCCGGCGTGCGGATCGAGGCCACCTGGGAAGGCTCGCTCGCGCTGCGGGGCACCGGGAGCCACGATGTGGTGTTCGACGGGGTGCCCGTGTCCGGCGAGCACCTCGCCCCGCCCGGCCCGGCGCACCCGGCCTCCAGCGCGTGGTTCTGGACGGCCATTGCGGCGACGTACCTGGGGGTGGGCTTCGCGGCGCTGCACGCCCTGACGGACTACGCGCGCCAGAGGGTGCCCACCGCCCTGGGCGCCCCCATCGCCACCCTGCCCCGGGTGCAGGAGAACGTGGGACGCATCGCCACCGACCTCTCGGCCGCCCGCGCCCTCCTGCTGGAGGCGGCCCGGGCCTGGGACCGTCAGCCCGGCGCGGACGCGGTGCCCGGCCTGGCCGCCGCGAAGGCGCACGCGACCAACGCCGCCGTCAGTGCGACCGACCTCGCCGTGCGGGTGGCGGGGGGCGCGGCCCTGACGCCTGCCCTGACACTGGAGCGGCTGCTGCGCGACGCCCGCGCCGGGCTGACCCACCCCCCGGCGGACGAGGTAAGCTACGCCAGCCTGGGGGCGGCGCGGCTGGGGGTGGAGGCGCGGCGCTGA
- a CDS encoding MDR family oxidoreductase, producing the protein MTQPTLPETFRALRAVRDDAGFRAEFQTLTPADLPAGDTVVRVTHSSLNYKDGLAVAGRPGVLKTYPMTPGIDLAGTVVSDETGAYRPGDAVVLTGRGIGERQDGGYAEYARVRSEWLVPLPDGTTPGWAMSVGTAGFTAMLAVLSLEEHGVTAGGGEVLVTGAAGGVGSTAVALLAAAGHTVTASTGRREEEAYLRSLGAANVIGRDELPAPKRPLEKERWAGVVDSVGGDTLAGAIASTRAHGSVAACGLAGGSSLPTTVFPFILRGVNLLGIDSVNCPQERRRAAWTRLARDLPAERLAEVTQVRPLGDVPALAEEILAGRVRGRTVVDVRG; encoded by the coding sequence ATGACCCAGCCCACCCTGCCCGAGACGTTCCGTGCCCTGCGCGCCGTGAGGGACGACGCGGGCTTCCGCGCCGAGTTCCAGACGCTCACGCCCGCCGACCTCCCCGCCGGGGACACGGTGGTGCGGGTCACGCACTCCAGCCTCAACTACAAAGACGGCCTCGCCGTCGCGGGCAGACCCGGCGTCCTGAAGACCTACCCGATGACCCCCGGCATCGACCTCGCCGGGACGGTGGTGAGCGACGAGACGGGCGCCTACCGGCCCGGCGACGCGGTGGTCCTGACGGGCCGGGGTATCGGCGAGCGGCAGGACGGCGGCTATGCCGAGTACGCGCGGGTCCGCTCGGAATGGCTCGTCCCCCTCCCCGACGGCACCACCCCCGGGTGGGCCATGAGCGTCGGCACGGCGGGCTTCACGGCGATGCTGGCGGTGTTGAGCCTGGAGGAACACGGGGTCACGGCGGGGGGCGGTGAGGTCCTCGTGACCGGCGCGGCGGGGGGCGTCGGCAGCACGGCGGTCGCCCTCCTCGCGGCGGCGGGCCACACGGTCACGGCGAGCACCGGGCGGCGCGAGGAGGAAGCCTACCTGCGCTCCCTTGGCGCGGCGAACGTGATCGGCCGCGACGAATTGCCCGCCCCGAAGCGTCCCCTCGAAAAGGAACGCTGGGCGGGCGTGGTGGACAGCGTGGGCGGGGACACGCTGGCGGGCGCGATCGCCAGCACCCGGGCGCACGGCTCGGTCGCGGCGTGCGGGCTGGCGGGGGGGAGTTCGCTGCCGACCACCGTCTTCCCCTTCATCCTGCGCGGGGTGAACCTCCTCGGCATCGACTCGGTGAACTGCCCGCAGGAGCGCCGCCGGGCCGCCTGGACCCGCCTCGCCCGCGACCTGCCCGCCGAGCGGCTCGCGGAGGTGACCCAGGTGCGGCCCCTGGGCGACGTGCCCGCCCTCGCGGAGGAGATTCTGGCGGGCCGGGTGCGCGGGCGCACGGTCGTGGACGTGCGGGGCTGA
- the recQ gene encoding DNA helicase RecQ codes for MTAAPAPSTDQRALQILKSVWGYDAFRGVQADIVRTVTEGGNALVLMPTGGGKSLCYQVPSLLRPGVGLVVSPLIALMKDQVDALRQVGVRAAFLNSTLQAEGVREVEAALVAGDLDLLYVAPERLLLDRTLDLLARSPVALFAIDEAHCVSQWGHDFRPEYGQLGVLPQRFPHLPRVALTATADERTRADILRVLGLEGAPQFVSSFDRPNIQYRVANKEGPKTQLLDFIRAEHEGDAGIVYCLSRKSVEETAKWLQAQGIDALPYHAGLSPRERNLAQDRFLNEEGLIVVATVAFGMGIDKPNVRFVAHLDLPKSMEGYYQETGRAGRDGLPSTAWMVYGLTDVVNVRRMLDQSLAPPEVKRVEAAKLDALLTYCEAATCRRQVLLSYFGETLEAPCGNCDVCLNPPRVRDATREAQMALSAAVRTGNRFGSAHLTDVLLGRDTEKVRAMGHHTLPTFGVGREHDEKTWRGLLRQLVSLGYLTAGEHHGLSTTPKSRALLRGEATLQLREETLVPKPARRERDRSARKGGAPVDAQDRPLFEALREWRLTRAREQGVPPYVIFADSTLKTIAELRPGSLNTLGSVSGVGARKLEAYGAEVLEVVRGQSGGRQPSAVSRQQTGAERGTVDNSAVLGVLRGSLQVSPSPRTSRPEREVRPTALFSPSVTNDTRPAARPQPEPRPAPLLAPTPQATSDTPPASPNPEVAETLRELRRELSRETGHSAFVIFPNATLEAIAARQPRTVEDLRGLPGLGEKRIEAYGERIVDAVLTALDG; via the coding sequence ATGACCGCCGCCCCCGCCCCCTCCACCGACCAGCGCGCCCTCCAGATTCTGAAAAGCGTCTGGGGCTACGACGCCTTCCGGGGCGTGCAGGCCGACATCGTGCGGACGGTGACGGAGGGGGGCAACGCTCTGGTCCTGATGCCCACGGGCGGCGGCAAGAGCCTGTGCTACCAGGTGCCCTCGCTGCTGCGGCCCGGCGTCGGTCTGGTCGTCTCTCCCCTGATCGCGCTGATGAAAGATCAGGTGGACGCGCTGCGGCAGGTCGGGGTGCGGGCGGCCTTCCTGAACTCCACCCTTCAGGCGGAGGGGGTGCGGGAGGTGGAGGCGGCGCTGGTCGCCGGGGACCTCGACCTGCTGTACGTGGCGCCCGAGCGGCTGCTGCTCGACCGCACCCTCGACCTGCTCGCCCGCTCGCCCGTGGCGCTGTTCGCCATCGACGAGGCGCACTGCGTCTCCCAGTGGGGGCACGACTTCCGGCCCGAGTACGGGCAACTGGGCGTGCTGCCGCAGCGGTTTCCCCATCTTCCCCGGGTGGCCCTCACCGCCACCGCCGACGAGCGGACCCGGGCCGACATCCTGCGGGTGCTCGGCCTGGAGGGCGCTCCCCAGTTCGTCTCCTCCTTCGACCGCCCCAACATCCAGTACCGGGTGGCGAACAAGGAAGGCCCCAAGACACAGCTCCTCGACTTCATCCGCGCCGAGCACGAGGGCGACGCGGGCATCGTGTACTGCCTCTCGCGCAAGTCGGTGGAGGAGACGGCGAAGTGGCTCCAGGCGCAGGGCATTGACGCGCTGCCTTACCACGCGGGCCTTTCCCCGCGGGAGCGCAACCTCGCGCAAGACCGCTTCCTGAACGAGGAGGGGCTGATCGTGGTCGCCACCGTCGCCTTCGGCATGGGGATCGACAAGCCGAACGTGCGCTTCGTGGCCCACCTCGACCTGCCCAAGAGCATGGAGGGCTACTACCAGGAGACGGGCCGCGCCGGGCGCGACGGGCTGCCGAGCACCGCCTGGATGGTCTACGGCCTGACCGACGTGGTGAACGTCAGGCGGATGCTCGATCAGAGCCTCGCGCCGCCCGAGGTCAAGCGGGTGGAGGCCGCCAAGCTCGACGCCCTGCTGACCTATTGCGAGGCCGCGACCTGCCGCCGCCAGGTGCTCCTGTCGTACTTCGGGGAGACGCTGGAGGCCCCGTGCGGCAACTGCGACGTGTGCCTCAACCCGCCCCGCGTGCGCGACGCCACCCGCGAGGCGCAGATGGCCCTCTCGGCGGCGGTGCGGACCGGGAACCGCTTCGGCTCGGCGCATTTGACGGACGTGCTGCTGGGCCGCGACACCGAGAAGGTCCGCGCGATGGGCCACCACACCCTGCCCACCTTCGGCGTGGGGCGCGAACACGACGAGAAGACGTGGCGCGGCCTGTTGCGGCAGCTCGTCAGCCTCGGCTACCTCACGGCGGGCGAGCACCACGGGTTGAGTACGACGCCGAAGTCCCGGGCACTTTTGAGGGGTGAGGCGACTCTCCAGCTCCGCGAGGAGACGCTGGTTCCCAAGCCCGCCCGGCGCGAACGCGACCGCTCCGCCCGCAAGGGAGGCGCCCCGGTAGACGCCCAGGACCGCCCCCTCTTCGAGGCCCTGCGCGAGTGGCGGCTCACCAGGGCGCGCGAGCAGGGCGTGCCCCCCTACGTCATCTTCGCCGACTCGACCCTGAAGACCATCGCCGAACTGCGCCCGGGCAGCCTGAATACCCTGGGCAGCGTGAGCGGTGTCGGTGCCCGTAAGCTGGAAGCCTACGGGGCGGAGGTGTTGGAGGTGGTGCGGGGGCAGTCGGGGGGCCGTCAGCCCTCAGCGGTCAGCCGCCAGCAGACGGGCGCCGAGCGGGGGACGGTGGACAATTCGGCGGTCCTCGGCGTCCTGCGGGGGAGCCTTCAGGTCAGCCCCTCGCCCAGAACGTCCCGCCCGGAGCGGGAGGTCCGCCCCACCGCGCTCTTCTCTCCGTCCGTCACGAACGACACACGCCCGGCAGCCCGTCCCCAGCCCGAACCTCGACCGGCTCCGCTCCTAGCCCCCACTCCACAAGCCACAAGCGACACGCCACCCGCCTCCCCCAACCCCGAGGTCGCCGAGACCCTGCGCGAGCTGCGCCGCGAACTCAGCCGCGAGACGGGCCACAGCGCCTTCGTGATCTTCCCGAATGCGACCCTGGAGGCCATCGCCGCGAGGCAACCCCGCACCGTGGAGGACCTGCGCGGTCTGCCCGGCCTGGGCGAGAAGCGCATCGAGGCGTACGGCGAGCGCATCGTGGACGCGGTGCTCACGGCGCTGGACGGGTAG
- the map gene encoding type I methionyl aminopeptidase: protein MSRVALKSAREIEAMRRAGALVAETFRLLDPFVKPGVTLAELDRIAEEHIRQAGAVPAYLGYGPRTNPFPATICASVNEVICHGIPGSRELREGDIIGVDIGVLLGGVYGDACYTYTVGKVSPEVQGLVETTRQCLSAALEVVRPGNRTGDIGHAIQTLAESRGYGVVKEYTGHGIGRRLHEEPTIYHWGARYTGLKLQPGMVFTVEPMINLGTPDTRLLPDGWTVITADKLPSAQFEHTVVVTQKGHEILTL from the coding sequence ATGAGCCGCGTCGCCCTCAAGTCCGCCCGCGAGATCGAAGCCATGCGCCGCGCGGGGGCGCTCGTGGCCGAGACCTTCCGCCTCCTCGACCCCTTCGTCAAGCCCGGCGTCACCCTCGCCGAACTCGACCGTATCGCCGAAGAACATATCCGCCAGGCCGGTGCCGTCCCCGCCTACCTGGGCTATGGCCCGCGCACCAACCCCTTTCCCGCCACGATCTGCGCCTCCGTCAACGAGGTCATCTGCCATGGCATCCCCGGCAGCCGGGAACTCAGGGAAGGCGACATCATCGGCGTGGACATCGGCGTCCTGCTCGGCGGCGTGTACGGTGACGCCTGCTACACGTACACGGTGGGCAAGGTCTCGCCCGAGGTGCAGGGGCTGGTCGAGACCACCCGCCAGTGCCTCTCGGCGGCGCTGGAGGTCGTCCGGCCCGGCAACCGCACGGGTGACATCGGCCACGCGATCCAAACGCTGGCCGAGTCGCGCGGCTACGGGGTGGTCAAGGAGTACACCGGACACGGCATCGGCAGGCGGCTGCACGAGGAACCCACCATCTACCACTGGGGGGCGAGGTACACCGGCCTCAAGCTCCAGCCCGGCATGGTCTTCACCGTCGAGCCCATGATCAACCTCGGCACGCCCGACACCCGCCTGCTCCCCGACGGCTGGACGGTCATCACCGCCGACAAGTTGCCCAGCGCTCAGTTCGAGCACACGGTCGTGGTGACGCAGAAAGGGCACGAGATTCTGACGCTGTGA
- a CDS encoding NAD(P)-dependent oxidoreductase, producing MNILLIGGTGMVGSRILAEAQSRGHHVTSASRHGETRLDANDTQALRAALAGQDALVVALGPSRTDPEAPKLVDTYRSILGAVRGTGVRVLFVGGAGSLFAAPGVRLVDTPGFPDAYKPEALQAADALDLLRGVDDVNWTYFSPAIVIAPGERTGRYRLGLDEPVFNDAGESHISAEDYAVALLDELETPRHERQRFTAGS from the coding sequence ATGAATATCCTGCTGATCGGCGGCACCGGCATGGTCGGTTCCCGCATCCTGGCCGAGGCGCAGTCGCGCGGCCACCACGTCACCTCCGCCTCCCGACACGGGGAGACGCGCCTGGACGCGAACGACACCCAGGCCCTGCGCGCGGCCCTCGCGGGTCAGGACGCCCTCGTCGTCGCGCTGGGGCCCAGCCGCACCGACCCGGAGGCGCCGAAACTCGTGGACACGTACCGGAGCATCCTGGGCGCGGTGCGGGGCACGGGCGTCCGCGTCCTGTTCGTCGGTGGGGCGGGCAGCCTCTTCGCCGCGCCCGGCGTCCGGCTGGTGGACACGCCCGGCTTTCCCGACGCCTACAAGCCCGAGGCGCTGCAAGCTGCCGACGCTCTCGACCTCCTGCGCGGGGTGGACGACGTGAACTGGACGTACTTCAGCCCCGCCATCGTCATCGCGCCCGGCGAGCGGACGGGGCGCTACCGCCTGGGCCTCGACGAACCTGTCTTCAACGACGCCGGAGAAAGCCACATCAGCGCCGAGGACTACGCCGTCGCCCTGCTCGACGAACTCGAAACGCCCCGCCACGAGCGGCAACGGTTCACCGCCGGGTCCTGA
- a CDS encoding phospholipase D-like domain-containing protein gives MRLLPRHSPPAHLGRLAFSAVAGFLLALVLARGAVSVVLAVVPPGQPYVRAVVGTLAALGSVVLSFGLAGALSARALPLARLGLTRGQARARAGVAAGATAGLLVVPVGGLMGLAGVYRGGVVGDALGGSQLALLALVLCALYGLISGAVLGLLTLRAGLAWRPALGGLVGFGGVGALGGALLGWVGVPDVLAGGGWALLGVLAVFVVTSQVVGDSAVAAGIDAAADSSRHDAADERQVKLTLAALGLALLGVWGLGERAVTFVQTRPARADPLAVPAASGLSCAAPTDSLELAVWRVTTRGNRPDLSCGNVFLGFLHTPNPDPAFSAQPPTPHGGFDGLAAQIAGARREVLYAVMEWADDPRQGPGAVLARGVAGLYGRVRADPAAYRGGVTVRVALGNFPQAANLEWGSQVYAATRDLLAAGAPLRDDRVGWRVEVANYAGTFPHSHAKLLVTDGTDLTVTGFNVGPVHLPSGPTRGHGGDVRDLGLRFRGPVARDGLNVFDDLWTRSLVLECSPGVTARSVRSSCRSGGPGEPTHPQGTARFPLTRAGDVRAFSLYRREGFGMADDALVALLDASRESVDLMHVSFSMNVRCNLALLNPRLCPPGDALPWMRALVRAAERGVTLRALLYEHGFLGLENRVGLAALRRELRARGLEGRLQARWFRGGLHAKTMLVDGRMLTVGSQNLHYSSWTPRGLNEYTVATTAPEAARGYAREFAFLWGQARPAELPGWLEMEGQAN, from the coding sequence ATGCGCCTGTTGCCCCGCCACTCCCCGCCCGCCCACCTGGGGCGGCTGGCGTTCTCGGCCGTGGCGGGCTTCCTCCTCGCCCTCGTGCTGGCGCGCGGGGCCGTGAGCGTGGTGCTGGCGGTCGTGCCGCCGGGGCAGCCGTACGTGCGGGCGGTGGTCGGCACCCTCGCCGCGCTGGGGAGCGTGGTGCTGAGTTTCGGGCTGGCGGGGGCGCTGTCGGCGCGGGCGCTGCCGCTCGCCCGGCTGGGCCTCACGCGGGGGCAGGCACGGGCGCGGGCGGGCGTGGCGGCGGGGGCGACGGCGGGGCTGCTCGTCGTGCCGGTCGGCGGGCTGATGGGGCTGGCGGGGGTGTACCGGGGCGGGGTGGTCGGGGACGCGCTGGGCGGCTCGCAGCTCGCCCTGCTCGCCCTCGTGCTGTGCGCGCTCTACGGATTGATCTCGGGGGCGGTGCTCGGGCTGCTCACCCTGCGGGCGGGGCTGGCGTGGCGGCCCGCCCTGGGGGGCCTCGTCGGCTTCGGGGGGGTGGGGGCGCTCGGCGGGGCGCTGCTGGGCTGGGTGGGCGTGCCCGACGTGCTCGCGGGGGGCGGCTGGGCGCTCCTGGGGGTGCTCGCCGTCTTCGTGGTCACCTCGCAGGTCGTGGGGGACAGCGCCGTCGCGGCCGGGATCGACGCGGCGGCGGACAGCTCGCGGCACGACGCGGCGGACGAGCGGCAGGTCAAGCTCACGCTCGCGGCCCTCGGGCTCGCGCTGCTGGGGGTGTGGGGCCTGGGCGAGCGCGCGGTGACCTTCGTCCAGACGCGCCCGGCGCGCGCCGACCCCCTCGCCGTGCCCGCCGCCTCCGGGTTGAGTTGCGCGGCACCGACGGACTCCCTCGAACTCGCCGTGTGGCGGGTCACCACGCGGGGCAATCGGCCCGACCTCTCGTGCGGGAACGTCTTCCTGGGCTTCCTGCACACGCCGAACCCCGACCCGGCCTTCAGCGCGCAGCCGCCCACCCCGCACGGCGGCTTCGACGGCCTCGCCGCGCAGATCGCGGGGGCGCGCAGGGAAGTGCTCTACGCGGTGATGGAGTGGGCGGACGACCCCCGGCAGGGGCCGGGCGCGGTGCTGGCGCGCGGAGTGGCCGGGCTGTACGGGCGGGTGAGGGCGGACCCGGCGGCCTACCGGGGCGGGGTGACGGTGCGGGTGGCACTGGGGAACTTCCCGCAGGCGGCCAACCTGGAGTGGGGCTCGCAGGTGTACGCGGCGACGCGCGACCTCCTCGCGGCGGGGGCGCCCCTGCGCGACGACCGGGTGGGCTGGCGGGTGGAGGTCGCCAACTACGCGGGCACTTTCCCTCACAGCCACGCCAAGCTGCTCGTGACGGACGGGACGGACCTCACTGTGACGGGCTTCAACGTGGGGCCGGTCCACCTGCCGTCGGGGCCGACGCGGGGCCACGGCGGCGACGTGCGCGACCTCGGCCTGCGCTTTCGCGGCCCGGTGGCGCGCGACGGCCTGAACGTCTTCGACGACCTGTGGACCCGCAGCCTCGTGCTGGAGTGCTCGCCGGGCGTGACGGCGCGGAGCGTCCGCTCCTCCTGCCGGAGCGGGGGACCGGGCGAGCCCACCCACCCGCAGGGCACCGCCCGTTTCCCGCTGACCCGCGCCGGGGACGTGCGCGCCTTCAGCCTCTACCGCCGCGAGGGCTTCGGGATGGCGGACGACGCCCTCGTCGCGCTGCTGGACGCCTCGCGGGAGAGCGTGGACCTCATGCACGTCAGCTTCAGCATGAACGTGCGGTGCAACCTCGCCCTGCTCAACCCCCGGCTGTGTCCCCCAGGTGACGCCCTGCCGTGGATGCGGGCCCTCGTCCGCGCCGCCGAACGGGGCGTGACCCTGCGCGCCCTGCTGTACGAGCACGGCTTCCTGGGGCTGGAAAACCGGGTGGGCCTCGCCGCCCTGCGCCGCGAGCTGCGGGCGCGTGGGCTGGAAGGCCGCCTCCAGGCCCGCTGGTTCCGGGGCGGCCTGCACGCCAAGACCATGCTGGTGGACGGGCGGATGCTCACGGTGGGCAGCCAGAACCTGCACTACTCCTCGTGGACCCCGCGCGGCCTGAACGAGTACACCGTCGCCACCACCGCGCCGGAGGCCGCGCGGGGGTACGCCCGCGAGTTCGCCTTCCTGTGGGGGCAAGCCCGTCCCGCCGAGTTGCCGGGGTGGCTGGAGATGGAGGGGCAGGCGAATTGA